One window of Flavobacteriales bacterium genomic DNA carries:
- a CDS encoding response regulator, protein MDTPHGMTVTDNPPLHVMIVDDEDDYHLITRLMLKKAGFKGRLSAFLDPHEAMEHLRSSNEKPDLLLVDINMPSTDGFEFLKNCEQGTLIECGMTTVVMCSSSNRPVDMEMARNVRCVREYIEKPLTPEEFNRIANEHAQRNQAPQNP, encoded by the coding sequence ATGGACACCCCGCACGGCATGACCGTTACCGATAACCCTCCGTTGCACGTCATGATCGTGGACGATGAGGATGATTACCACCTGATCACACGGTTGATGCTGAAAAAGGCCGGGTTCAAAGGCCGGCTTTCAGCATTCCTGGACCCGCATGAGGCGATGGAGCATCTCCGAAGCAGCAATGAGAAACCCGACCTGCTGCTGGTGGACATCAACATGCCCTCCACCGATGGCTTCGAATTCCTGAAAAATTGCGAGCAGGGAACATTGATCGAGTGCGGCATGACCACCGTTGTGATGTGCTCCAGCAGCAATCGCCCGGTGGACATGGAAATGGCCCGCAATGTCCGTTGTGTCAGAGAATACATCGAGAAGCCCCTCACACCTGAAGAATTCAACCGCATCGCCAACGAGCATGCCCAACGCAACCAAGCTCCGCAGAACCCATGA
- a CDS encoding response regulator, whose product MKKILIIEDEAIISFGYRLQLEQMGFEVTGSASSTAEAEQLMQQEHPDAIMMDVYLKGEKTGLDLAREIRHTDKLPIIFLTASNRPEIVDGIKNLGGCHYLLKPIDPDGLNQVLHRIMRGDA is encoded by the coding sequence ATGAAAAAGATACTGATCATCGAGGACGAGGCCATCATCTCCTTCGGATACCGCCTGCAATTGGAACAGATGGGGTTCGAGGTGACCGGCAGCGCCTCCAGCACGGCGGAGGCTGAACAATTGATGCAGCAGGAACATCCCGACGCCATCATGATGGACGTCTACCTGAAAGGGGAAAAGACGGGACTGGATCTGGCGCGTGAGATCCGCCATACCGACAAGCTCCCGATCATCTTCCTCACCGCGAGCAACAGGCCGGAGATCGTGGACGGCATCAAGAACCTTGGTGGGTGCCACTACCTTTTGAAGCCGATCGACCCGGACGGGCTGAACCAGGTGCTCCACCGCATCATGCGCGGGGATGCATGA
- a CDS encoding DUF47 family protein, with the protein MFIGAFFRLFKPKDRVFFHHFEASAANVLKMSEDLMLIMASEPGAHRTALLERLVLQERANDDLTHTIFKELARNFITPIDREDIHSLAGSLDDVADYILASAKNLELFHINKPDETCRELARLVNEGAKIVQMAVHHLRDLNKPNAHHQFVIDVNSMENEADEVFDAAIEQLFAHEKDAIHVIKMRDTYMMLESATDKCEDVANVIESIMLKYA; encoded by the coding sequence ATGTTCATAGGAGCCTTCTTCCGCCTGTTCAAGCCCAAGGATCGGGTGTTTTTCCACCACTTTGAGGCTTCCGCAGCGAATGTGCTGAAGATGAGCGAGGACCTGATGCTGATCATGGCATCGGAACCGGGAGCGCATCGCACCGCCTTGCTGGAAAGGCTGGTTTTGCAGGAACGCGCCAATGATGATCTGACGCACACCATCTTCAAGGAGTTGGCGCGGAACTTCATCACGCCCATCGACCGGGAGGACATTCATTCCTTGGCTGGCAGCTTGGACGATGTGGCGGACTACATCCTCGCCAGTGCAAAGAATCTGGAGCTTTTCCACATCAATAAACCGGATGAGACCTGTCGGGAGTTGGCACGCCTGGTGAACGAAGGGGCGAAGATCGTCCAGATGGCCGTGCATCATCTTCGCGACCTGAACAAACCCAACGCCCACCACCAGTTCGTGATCGATGTGAACAGCATGGAGAACGAGGCTGACGAGGTCTTCGACGCGGCCATCGAGCAGCTTTTCGCCCACGAGAAGGATGCCATCCACGTCATCAAGATGCGTGATACCTATATGATGCTGGAATCGGCCACCGACAAATGCGAGGACGTGGCGAACGTGATCGAATCGATCATGCTCAAGTACGCTTAA
- a CDS encoding transferase hexapeptide repeat family protein, whose translation MTYSFNGYRPVVHPTAFVHPLAAVTGNVIIGKDVYIGPGAALRGDWGEIIVADGCNVQENCTIHMFPGITVRLEESAHIGHGAIIHGAHVGRNCMVGMNAVLMDRVELGDECIVGALAFLPADSVWERRKVIVGNPARAVKDVSDAMIKWKTEGTKLYQGLPKELHATLEACEPLREVPADRPPISANYRTWNETKE comes from the coding sequence ATGACGTACTCCTTCAACGGTTACCGGCCCGTGGTCCATCCCACGGCCTTTGTGCATCCCTTGGCAGCCGTCACCGGCAACGTCATCATTGGCAAGGATGTCTATATCGGACCCGGTGCCGCCTTGCGAGGCGATTGGGGCGAGATCATCGTCGCTGACGGCTGCAACGTGCAAGAGAACTGCACCATTCACATGTTCCCCGGCATCACCGTGCGCTTGGAGGAAAGTGCGCACATCGGCCATGGCGCGATCATCCATGGTGCACACGTGGGGCGTAACTGCATGGTGGGCATGAACGCGGTGCTGATGGACCGTGTTGAACTCGGGGATGAGTGTATTGTAGGAGCCTTGGCTTTCCTTCCAGCGGATTCCGTTTGGGAGCGTAGGAAGGTGATCGTGGGCAATCCGGCACGGGCCGTGAAGGATGTGAGCGATGCGATGATCAAGTGGAAGACCGAGGGCACGAAGCTGTACCAAGGCCTTCCGAAGGAATTGCATGCCACTTTGGAAGCCTGTGAACCCTTGCGCGAGGTCCCAGCGGACCGGCCACCTATCTCGGCGAACTATCGCACTTGGAACGAGACGAAGGAGTGA
- a CDS encoding cation:proton antiporter produces MQDGLYKELVVVLALAVGIILLFRRLKMPGVLGFIIAGMIAGPHMLGWVDEAETVNELAEFGMVFLLFVIGMGFSLKELSTIGVMVFVGGTLQALFTIAITTGVCTLWGMGLPAAVFIGFLVTLSSTAIVLRVLQEKGRLDSPVGRVTSAILIFQDILVVPMMLVMPMLAGKSGDIGGDLLLLLGKVLLLVSVVYVSGRWAVPRLLRMVSKGRNKELFIITVVLLCFAAAWGTSALGLSLALGAFFAGLIISGTDQVHHASGIVQPFHQLFMSFFFVSIGMLVDPGLFVSTPFTVLGLALLVMAGKTLAGFLAVWLLRRPVRTALQCGLALFQVGEFSFVLALSGIGYGLLSPDHHQLFLAVSIITMAATPVVMARSNRIAGGTFNHLLPRTGEALDSLLNVGSEPQQADHPGLNDHLLIIGFGLNGQNVALAAQSMKVRCAVVEEDPDLAQLAVERGILTVQGDASQGSMLEKAHAGTARMVVIALPDGLQSKRVVANVRAHTKARLVVRSRFASDEADLYATGADEVISEDLEASLLLVDRALRAYQAPENGIQEVRAHLRTLQQSALEDPKVG; encoded by the coding sequence ATGCAGGACGGACTTTACAAGGAATTGGTAGTGGTACTCGCCCTGGCGGTGGGCATCATCCTGCTGTTCCGGCGGCTGAAGATGCCCGGCGTGCTGGGCTTCATCATCGCGGGCATGATCGCTGGGCCGCACATGCTGGGCTGGGTGGACGAGGCCGAGACGGTGAACGAACTGGCGGAGTTCGGTATGGTGTTCCTGCTCTTCGTGATCGGGATGGGCTTCAGCCTGAAGGAGCTCTCGACCATCGGCGTCATGGTGTTCGTCGGGGGAACTTTGCAGGCCCTGTTCACCATTGCGATCACCACGGGTGTCTGTACGCTTTGGGGCATGGGCCTTCCGGCTGCGGTGTTCATCGGCTTTCTGGTCACGCTCAGCAGCACGGCCATCGTGCTGCGGGTACTGCAGGAAAAAGGCCGTTTGGATTCTCCGGTAGGCCGCGTCACCTCGGCGATCCTCATCTTTCAGGACATCCTCGTGGTGCCGATGATGCTGGTGATGCCCATGTTGGCGGGCAAGAGCGGTGATATCGGCGGCGACCTGCTACTGCTGCTCGGCAAGGTGCTGCTGCTCGTCTCGGTGGTCTACGTCAGCGGCCGCTGGGCGGTGCCGCGCCTCCTTCGCATGGTGTCCAAGGGGCGCAACAAGGAACTCTTCATCATCACCGTGGTGCTGTTGTGCTTCGCGGCGGCCTGGGGTACTTCCGCGCTCGGCCTTTCCCTTGCCTTAGGCGCATTTTTCGCCGGACTCATCATCAGCGGCACTGATCAGGTGCATCATGCTTCGGGCATTGTGCAGCCGTTCCATCAGTTGTTCATGAGCTTCTTTTTCGTCAGCATCGGCATGTTGGTGGACCCCGGCTTGTTCGTCTCCACCCCTTTCACCGTGCTCGGACTGGCGTTACTGGTGATGGCCGGCAAGACCTTGGCGGGTTTCCTTGCCGTATGGCTGCTCCGCCGTCCGGTGCGTACGGCCCTACAGTGCGGGCTGGCGCTTTTTCAAGTGGGTGAATTCTCTTTCGTACTGGCGCTTTCCGGGATCGGGTACGGCCTGCTTTCACCGGACCACCACCAGTTGTTCCTTGCCGTTTCCATCATCACCATGGCCGCCACACCGGTGGTGATGGCGCGCTCGAACCGCATCGCGGGTGGCACTTTCAACCACCTCCTGCCACGCACGGGTGAAGCTTTGGACTCCTTGTTGAACGTCGGCTCGGAACCACAGCAGGCCGATCATCCGGGCTTGAACGACCATCTGTTGATCATCGGTTTCGGGTTGAACGGGCAGAACGTGGCGTTGGCCGCGCAAAGCATGAAAGTGCGCTGTGCCGTGGTGGAGGAAGACCCGGACCTGGCCCAGCTGGCGGTGGAGCGCGGGATCCTCACGGTGCAGGGCGATGCTTCCCAAGGCTCCATGTTGGAGAAGGCCCATGCAGGCACGGCACGGATGGTGGTGATTGCGCTTCCGGACGGCCTGCAGTCGAAGCGCGTGGTGGCGAATGTCCGCGCCCATACCAAGGCCCGGCTGGTGGTCCGTTCGCGCTTTGCATCGGATGAGGCCGACCTGTACGCCACCGGGGCTGACGAGGTGATCTCCGAGGACCTGGAGGCCAGCCTTCTGTTGGTGGACCGGGCCTTGCGCGCCTACCAAGCTCCGGAAAATGGGATCCAGGAGGTAAGGGCCCACCTGCGCACGCTACAGCAGAGTGCATTGGAGGACCCCAAGGTTGGCTAG